The DNA segment GCTCATCGATGGTTCACAGTATCGATTGAGTACGTCAGTCGTGCTTGGACACATCTGCTGACGCGGCCTTACTGAACACGCTACCGTGACTCTTGAGCGCAGAGAATTGGAAGCCGAATTTATGATACCTGCCTTTGAATTCCGACTGAATGTACGACCGAATTCTCCTGTCGACCGATGGAACTGTTGCGTCTGAAGATGCTGAAACGCACGCACTCGAGCTCGCAGCCGCTCACAACGCAGTCCTCCACGTGCTCTACGTCGTCGACGAGGATGTCGTGACTGCGTACAGCGGGGACGAGTACGTCGACGAGGCCGAAGGTCCCGAACACGGTCTCGAGGAACATGGCGAGGAGACGCTTTCCGAACTCCGACGTCGAGCCGCAGAAACCGATGTCGACGTCGAGACGGCAATGCAACATGGCCGCCCCGCTGAGACCATCGTGGACCACGCAGACGACTGTGACGCCGATCTCCTCGTGCTCGGTACCAAACGCCGGCCGGACGAATATCGTGCGTTACTCGGAAGTGTCACTGACCGCGTTCTCCGATTGACGACGCGTCCGGCAACCGTCGTGAAAACTGAAGTCAGCGAGTAGGGAACGATCGTCCGTTACCGTCCATCATCTGGTGTGAGACGGGCGCGACGGCGGTCGAACTCCTCGTCGTCGATCTCGCCACGGGCGTACCGCTCTTGGAGGACGGCGAGTGCGCTATCCTCAGCGGGGCCGTTCGATTGCGACCGCGTTCCCAGCCAGTAGATGAAACCGAGGGGGACGGCGACGAGGAGTGTCATCCACAGGAGACCGAACAGCATCATCCCCCAGCCCCAGCTACCCCATCCGGCCATGTGGCCGTCGTTCCACATCCCGTCGTGCCAGCCCCACATCATTGCATCTGGGACAGTCGCGTGTGTTAGCGCCATTCCGGCGACGACGGCCAGAGCCAGCGCTCCGACGACGATGAGTCCCAGAGAACGAATCCCGCGTGCTTGAATTGGATTTTGCATTGTTGTACTCCCAAAGAACTCGGCGTGGTTAGCCGAGGATGTATTCGAGGGCGGGGTAGCGCTCGACGAGCGTCTCGCCGCCGACGTCGTAGTTCTCGATGTACTGGTCGAGGCCCAGGATGCGGCCCGCAGCGAACGCGGCGACCGCGAGGAACACGAGCATGTACGCGAAGTCTCCGTTGATGAATCCGTGGCCCATGTCCCAGTTCCCGAAGTAGAACATGAGCATCATCAGCGCGCCGAAGAACGCCGCGAGGCGGACGAACGCACCCACGAGGAGGCCGAGGCCGATGAACAGCTCGCCCCACGGGACGGCGACGTTCGCGAACTCGACGAACCACGGCGTACTACCCATCCACGCGAACATGCCCGCGAGCGGGTTGCCGTTCGTCGCGGCGACGTTCGAGAGGTAGCCGCCGGCGGCGAACTCGCCGGTGATCTTCGTGAACCCGGAGTAGGCGAACGCGTACCCCATCATGAGGCGGAGCGCGAGCACGAACCACGCGCTGAGGCTGTGGACTTTCCCGCCGACGGTCAGACCGCCGACTCTGCTCTCGAGCTGATTCATGCCGGAGTCGAGTGTGGACATAGTTATTGCACCTTCAACTATCAGTACGGAGGCAGAGACGATATAACGGCGAGCCGGCGTTCTGGGTCAGAAAATCGGCGGGCTATATTACGCTCCTGTCGCGGGTAGAGACGTGTGACCGAGGAGTCCGACCCGTCGGAAATCTTCGCTACACTCGACGACGAGTACGCTCGCGACATCCTCGTGGCGACGAAGACCGACCGACTGTCTGCGAAGGAACTCAGCGAGGAATGTGACATGTCACGCCCGACCGTCTCGCGCCGTGTCACCCGCCTCGTCGAGCAGGGCCTCCTCGAGGAGTATACGCACGTCGACCCCGGGGGACGACACTACAGCGAGTATGAGGCGCGCCTCGAACGCATCGAAATCCTCCTGCAGGCGGAGGGCTTCGACGTCAACATCGACATCCGGCCTGACCCCGCCGACCGGATTACGACCATCTTCGAGGAAATGCGGGGAGACTGAATCATGGACCACACGCTATTCGTCATCGGCAAACTGTTCACGACCGCGTTAGCACTGGTCATCGCATATCAGGCCTATCGCGGATACCAACGACATCACACGCAGTTACTCCTGTACGTCGCCGCCGGCTTCGCATTGGTCGGGCTTGGCGGCCTCCTTGAAGGCGTCCTCTTCGAACTCCTCCAGGTGTCGATCTTCGAAGCAGGATTCGTCGCAGCACTCGTCACCGCAGCCGGGATGCTGTCTATCCTCTACGCCCTGTATGCCCCGAATCCATAAGGATTCAGGACGCCCATTCGACAAGCGGCCTCTGCGCGTCGTGCCCGGTTCGAAGCCGCTACTGTTCGGACTCCCCTCGTTCTCGATAGTGTAGCGTCGCAGTGGGAGTTATATCCATATCGGTCGTACCATATCGTATGATTCGAACACTCGTCGGTGTCCTCGGCGCTATCTCAGCGCTGTTCCCGGACGAAATCGTCGAGCTCTTCGAGAAACTCGCGATTTCGAATCCAGACGAGGGAACAGTGAGAGGGTGGATACGTCCAGCAGTCCGGTCGGAGGGTGTTCTGATAGCTGCGCTTTCACTCTTTAACGGGCGAGCATACGCGTTGCTGATGAATCTTACCGGCGTGTTCGGTGCGATAGTCCTCTTATTTCCCGACCTGTATCAGAGATTTGCCACCGCGTTCCTGTACGAGCGTCCAGAGTCGATAGAATGGAACGAGCGATTCCGCTTGGGCATTCGGGCTATCGGCGCACTCTATGTCTTTTTAGCGGCGAAGACGTACAGAGAGCGTCACAACGATACTTGAGCCACCTCGCTATTGACACCTGGCGCATCCGATGTCTAGTTCGTTACGGCCGCAGGTATCACTTTGAATCTAAAGTTTGAGCCCCACGATATCAGTATGATCGAAGGGGAAATCCGCTAAAGAGAGGAGGCCGTGTGTATCCCTGTATGACGACGACGATCATCGTGGAAGGCATGACGTGCGGTCACTGTGAGCAGACGGTCGAAGAGGCCCTCGAAGAGGTATCCGGCGTGACTGACGTGACCGTCGACAGGGAGAGCGAACAGGCGAGCGTCGATGGTGAGGCAAATGTCACAGCTCTCGTGGAGGCCGTCGAAGACGCAGGGTACACCGCTCACGCCTGAGTATTGCGATCGGCGGATAGCATGGACCGCTTCGAGACGACGGCCATCCGTTGTCTTTGGAGTTTGCCTACGATGGTCCTGCTGTACGGTTTCAGGGGGCGAAGATTCAGGAAGCCGGCGAATCCACCTCAATAGAGAACATGACCCATGGACGACCACAAAGATACAGCTGAGAATTCCCCGGAAGGAGAGGACCAGCAGGACACCACCAGTCACCAGCACGAACACGGCGACCACGATGAAGCGGTCGCTGAATCTGACGAGGAAGGTGTAGAACAGGAGCTACTGGAGGAGGAGGCTCACCCTGCTGCGGCAGGTGAGATGGCGTCCCACGAGCAGCACGAGCACGCCAGACACGAGGGCGAAGGGCACGGCCACGGTTCCCACGAGGGACACGGCGAGGGCCATGGCGGGATGCACGAAGGCCACGAGCAGATGTTCCGCCGGCGCTTTTTCGTCTCGACGCTCCTGTCGATTCCCGTCCTCCTGTACAGCGAAATGCTGCAGGAGTGGCTCGGCTTCTCCGTCCCAGCATTCCCGGGGAGCGAGTGGATCAACCCTGTCTTCGCGGTCATCGTCTTCGCCTACGGTGGAATCCCGTTCCTCCAGATGGCGGTACCGGAGCTGAAAGATCGGTCGCCGGGGATGATGACGCTCATCTCGATGGCCATCTCGGTCGCGTTCGTCTACAGCCTCGCGAGCGTGGTCTTCCCGACGCAGTCTGCGTTTTTCTGGGAACTCGTCACACTGATTGACATCATGCTGCTGGGCCACTGGATCGAGATGCGGTCGGTCCGGCGCGCCTCGAGCGCTGTCGACGAGCTGGCGAAGCTGATGCCGGACACGGCGGAACGGCTCACCGAGGACGGCGAGACCGAAGAGGTCCCTGTTAGTGAGCTCTCCGAGGGAGACCTCGTGCTCGTCCGGCCGGGCGCGAGTGTCCCTGCTGACGGCGTCGTTGAGGAGGGGGATTCCGACGTCAACGAGTCGATGATCACCGGCGAGTCCAAGCCCGTCTCGAAGGAGCCTGACGACGAGGTCATCGGTGGGACGATCAACGGCGACGGCAGCCTCCGTGTCCGTGTCGGTGCGACGGGCGAGGAGACGACGCTCGCGGGCATTATGCGGCTTGTCGAGGAAGCCCAGCAGAGCAAGTCGAAGACCCAGGTGCTGGCCGACCGCGCGGCCGGCTGGCTGTTCTACGTGGCCCTTGGGGCGGCAGTCGTGACCGCAATCGCGTGGACGGTCGCGGTCTCATTCGACGCAACGGTCATCGAGCGCGTCGTCACAGTGCTCGTCATCGCCTGCCCACACGCTCTTGGACTTGCCATCCCCCTCGTCGTCGCGATCAACACCTCCCTGGCGGCGCGCAACGGGATGCTCGTGCGCGACCGCATCGCGATGGAGGACGCACGGAATCTGGATGCCATTATCTTCGACAAGACGGGGACTCTCACCAAAGGCGAGCACGGCGTCGTGGATATGGCGACCGTCGAGGGCGTCGACGAGGACGACGCGCTCGCACTGGCGGCAGCTGTCGAGAGCGACTCCGAACACATGATCGCGCGAGCCATCCGCGAGGCAGCTGACGAGCGTGATCTCAGTGCCCCTGATGCTTCCAGCTTCGAGGCAATCAAAGGACGAGGGGTCCGGGCGAACGTCGACGGCAACGAGGTGTACGTCGGCGGTCCGAATCTGCTCTCACAGCTCGATAGCGAGGTTCCGGGCCACCTCCAGCGGTTCGCTGACGATGCGGGAAAGAACGCACAGACGGTGGTGTATCTCGTCCGTGATGGGGAGTTGATCGCCGCGTTCGCGATGGCCGATGTGATCCGCGAGGAGAGTTTCCGCGTCGTCGACGCCCTCCACGATCTCGATATCGAGGTGGCGATGCTGACCGGCGATTCGCAGGACGTCGCCAACGCTGTCGCCGACGAACTGGGCATCGACACGGTGTTCGCGGAAGTCCTCCCCGAAGACAAGGACAAGAAAGTCCAGGAGCTCCAGGACCAGGGCAAGCTCGTGGGGATGGTCGGCGACGGTGTGAACGATGCGCCGGCGCTGACGCGGGCCGACGTCGGCATCGCAATCGGGAGCGGTACCGACGTCGCGGTCCAGTCGGCGGACGTCATCCTCGTGCAGAACAACCCGATGGACGTCGTTCGGCTGGTAAAACTGAGCAAGGCGAGTTACCGGAAGATGCAGGAGAACATCGTCTGGGCGGCGGGGTACAACGTCTTCGCGATTCCGCTTGCAGCAGGTGTGTTGGCACCGATTGGGATTCTGCTGTCCCCCGCTGTGGGTGCGCTCCTGATGTCGTTGAGTACAGTAATCGTCGCCATCAATGCTCAGCTGCTCCGCCGCGTGGACCTGTCCATCCCCGAGCTTCCAGGCGGGACACCAGCGACTGACGCACAACCTGCAGACTGAAACGCTCCCGATTGCTCCGGAGCTTCTTTCAATTGAGTTCGGTTGGTGGACAGCAAATAGCGACATTGCGTAATTTCGGTGGGTATCGCTATGCGGTCACCGGTTCCACAGTTCCCAGCAGAGGGATAGGTAGTTCGGTATAAACAGACGCTTTCGCCAATGGGCTACATAGCTGCTCCAGCATAGATTTATACCGCTAGGCGGATTTCTTTCCAGTATGAGCCTCGAAGAGACGGTTGACTACCTCGCCGAGGAACTCGACCTCGAGCGAAGTGAACACGTCCGTGAGGTCGGTCAGTCGGTCGCCGAGCTTCGAGACTGATCAGAACATTTCTCTGAAGTCCCGTTCGACGAGACCGTCCTCCAGATACGTGATGAACTCTTGTTTCGTTGGTCCTTGACGGTCGAGTAGATCGTCCCGCTCTGCTCGTTCGAGAACAG comes from the Halobacterium noricense genome and includes:
- a CDS encoding universal stress protein; translated protein: MYDRILLSTDGTVASEDAETHALELAAAHNAVLHVLYVVDEDVVTAYSGDEYVDEAEGPEHGLEEHGEETLSELRRRAAETDVDVETAMQHGRPAETIVDHADDCDADLLVLGTKRRPDEYRALLGSVTDRVLRLTTRPATVVKTEVSE
- a CDS encoding SHOCT domain-containing protein; this encodes MQNPIQARGIRSLGLIVVGALALAVVAGMALTHATVPDAMMWGWHDGMWNDGHMAGWGSWGWGMMLFGLLWMTLLVAVPLGFIYWLGTRSQSNGPAEDSALAVLQERYARGEIDDEEFDRRRARLTPDDGR
- a CDS encoding DoxX family protein, which produces MSTLDSGMNQLESRVGGLTVGGKVHSLSAWFVLALRLMMGYAFAYSGFTKITGEFAAGGYLSNVAATNGNPLAGMFAWMGSTPWFVEFANVAVPWGELFIGLGLLVGAFVRLAAFFGALMMLMFYFGNWDMGHGFINGDFAYMLVFLAVAAFAAGRILGLDQYIENYDVGGETLVERYPALEYILG
- a CDS encoding ArsR/SmtB family transcription factor, producing the protein MTEESDPSEIFATLDDEYARDILVATKTDRLSAKELSEECDMSRPTVSRRVTRLVEQGLLEEYTHVDPGGRHYSEYEARLERIEILLQAEGFDVNIDIRPDPADRITTIFEEMRGD
- a CDS encoding DUF7521 family protein translates to MDHTLFVIGKLFTTALALVIAYQAYRGYQRHHTQLLLYVAAGFALVGLGGLLEGVLFELLQVSIFEAGFVAALVTAAGMLSILYALYAPNP
- a CDS encoding heavy-metal-associated domain-containing protein codes for the protein MTTTIIVEGMTCGHCEQTVEEALEEVSGVTDVTVDRESEQASVDGEANVTALVEAVEDAGYTAHA
- a CDS encoding copper-translocating P-type ATPase, encoding MDDHKDTAENSPEGEDQQDTTSHQHEHGDHDEAVAESDEEGVEQELLEEEAHPAAAGEMASHEQHEHARHEGEGHGHGSHEGHGEGHGGMHEGHEQMFRRRFFVSTLLSIPVLLYSEMLQEWLGFSVPAFPGSEWINPVFAVIVFAYGGIPFLQMAVPELKDRSPGMMTLISMAISVAFVYSLASVVFPTQSAFFWELVTLIDIMLLGHWIEMRSVRRASSAVDELAKLMPDTAERLTEDGETEEVPVSELSEGDLVLVRPGASVPADGVVEEGDSDVNESMITGESKPVSKEPDDEVIGGTINGDGSLRVRVGATGEETTLAGIMRLVEEAQQSKSKTQVLADRAAGWLFYVALGAAVVTAIAWTVAVSFDATVIERVVTVLVIACPHALGLAIPLVVAINTSLAARNGMLVRDRIAMEDARNLDAIIFDKTGTLTKGEHGVVDMATVEGVDEDDALALAAAVESDSEHMIARAIREAADERDLSAPDASSFEAIKGRGVRANVDGNEVYVGGPNLLSQLDSEVPGHLQRFADDAGKNAQTVVYLVRDGELIAAFAMADVIREESFRVVDALHDLDIEVAMLTGDSQDVANAVADELGIDTVFAEVLPEDKDKKVQELQDQGKLVGMVGDGVNDAPALTRADVGIAIGSGTDVAVQSADVILVQNNPMDVVRLVKLSKASYRKMQENIVWAAGYNVFAIPLAAGVLAPIGILLSPAVGALLMSLSTVIVAINAQLLRRVDLSIPELPGGTPATDAQPAD